In the Streptobacillus moniliformis DSM 12112 genome, one interval contains:
- a CDS encoding elongation factor G: MKIYDSDNMRNVGILGHSGSGKSNMLESLEFTANLITRISSPTEQFKMSNNLTLSSVEYQNMKYNLLDIPGYSDFYGELESGLAAIAGAIITIDATTDLSVGTEIALELTEERKIPKFIFINKIDSDKADYSKILNQLREKYGKKIAPFHIPWGKGAEFKGHINVVDLFARKYNGKECETVKMPEEFEIEVGSVREMLLESVAETEEMLMDKYFSGEEFTTEEIHRGLRKGVLDGTLIPVVCGSTYKNIGLHTTFDMMREYLPSPKDNKKNIDISEFVGQVFKTVIDPFVGKISYVKVLSGEIKNDSEVYNVNKREYEKVNKIFTLVHGEMIELQKATMGDIVLLTKLNFTQNSDTLAKNEKIEAIEEIRFPKEQMLVAIQAKNKSDEDKISTALHKIREEDSSLYWRRVIETAQTVLGVQGEIHANSVIEKLKERYGVEVLTEELKVPYKETIKGSSDVQGKHKKQSGGHGQYGDVKIRFSYSEKEFEFEEEIVGGAVPKGYIPAVEKGLLESMKEGVLAKYPVTNIKAVLYDGSYHDVDSSEMAFKLAANIAFKKGMLEAKPVLLEPIMELKIVVPEENVGDIMGDITKKRGRVLGMQSVGKDKQEIFAEAPMAETFKYSNDLKSMTQGRGYFEMNVIRYEQVPEEISKKIIEKTEK; the protein is encoded by the coding sequence ATGAAAATTTATGACAGTGATAATATGAGGAATGTAGGAATATTAGGGCATAGTGGTTCGGGAAAAAGTAATATGTTGGAGTCTTTGGAATTTACAGCTAATTTAATTACTAGAATTTCATCTCCAACAGAACAGTTTAAAATGTCTAATAATTTAACATTATCATCAGTAGAATATCAAAATATGAAGTATAATTTATTAGATATTCCTGGATATTCAGATTTTTATGGTGAATTAGAATCAGGTCTTGCAGCAATAGCAGGTGCTATAATAACTATAGATGCTACTACAGATTTAAGTGTAGGAACTGAAATAGCCTTAGAATTAACTGAAGAAAGAAAAATCCCTAAATTTATATTCATTAACAAAATAGATTCTGATAAAGCAGATTATTCTAAAATTCTTAATCAATTAAGAGAAAAATATGGTAAGAAAATAGCACCTTTCCATATACCTTGGGGTAAGGGAGCAGAATTTAAAGGTCATATAAATGTTGTAGACTTATTTGCAAGAAAATATAATGGTAAAGAATGTGAAACAGTTAAAATGCCAGAAGAATTTGAAATTGAGGTAGGATCAGTTAGAGAAATGTTATTAGAATCTGTAGCAGAAACAGAAGAGATGTTAATGGATAAATATTTCTCTGGAGAAGAATTTACAACAGAAGAGATACATAGAGGACTAAGAAAAGGTGTACTTGATGGAACATTAATACCTGTAGTTTGTGGATCGACTTATAAAAATATTGGATTACATACTACATTTGATATGATGAGAGAATATTTACCATCTCCTAAAGATAATAAGAAAAATATTGATATTTCAGAATTTGTAGGTCAAGTATTTAAAACAGTTATAGATCCATTTGTAGGTAAAATTTCATATGTTAAAGTGCTTTCTGGAGAAATAAAAAATGATTCAGAAGTATATAATGTAAATAAGAGGGAATATGAAAAAGTTAATAAGATATTTACATTGGTTCATGGTGAAATGATAGAGTTACAAAAAGCAACTATGGGTGATATAGTATTATTAACTAAATTAAACTTTACACAAAATTCTGATACTTTAGCTAAAAATGAAAAAATAGAAGCTATTGAGGAAATTAGATTCCCTAAAGAGCAAATGTTAGTAGCTATACAAGCTAAAAATAAATCAGATGAAGATAAAATATCTACAGCATTACATAAAATAAGGGAAGAAGATTCTTCACTATATTGGAGACGGGTTATTGAAACAGCACAGACAGTTTTAGGGGTACAAGGAGAAATACATGCAAACTCTGTAATTGAAAAATTAAAAGAGAGATATGGTGTTGAAGTATTAACAGAAGAACTTAAAGTTCCATATAAGGAAACTATAAAAGGTAGTTCTGATGTTCAAGGTAAACATAAAAAACAATCTGGTGGACATGGACAATATGGAGATGTTAAGATAAGATTTTCTTATTCTGAAAAAGAATTTGAATTTGAAGAAGAAATAGTTGGAGGAGCAGTTCCTAAAGGATATATTCCAGCAGTTGAAAAAGGTTTATTAGAATCTATGAAAGAAGGTGTATTAGCTAAGTATCCAGTTACTAATATTAAAGCAGTTCTTTATGATGGTTCATATCATGATGTAGATTCATCTGAAATGGCATTTAAACTTGCAGCTAATATTGCATTTAAAAAAGGTATGCTTGAGGCTAAACCTGTTTTACTTGAACCAATTATGGAACTAAAAATAGTTGTTCCAGAAGAAAATGTTGGGGATATAATGGGAGATATTACTAAAAAACGTGGTAGAGTATTAGGAATGCAATCTGTTGGAAAAGATAAACAAGAAATATTTGCAGAAGCACCTATGGCTGAAACATTTAAATATTCTAATGATTTAAAATCTATGACACAAGGAAGAGGATATTTTGAAATGAATGTTATTAGATATGAACAAGTTCCAGAAGAGATATCTAAAAAAATTATTGAAAAAACTGAAAAATAA
- a CDS encoding IS91 family transposase — protein MYNSNKIKSIFSKYILTNSINSIKPYFDKKHIEHINHSIHNFLNCGNLSKGFISYRCSSCNFQHKMKLTCKSRLCPSCGYNYSVNWTNSILKQFINIPHRHVLFTVPKEFRKFIAYDRSILSKMSKAINDIFKYQFHNIKDKVKRKIYIPKSNPNYFTNSDIINYGLITVIHTFGRNLKFNPHIHAIISLGGFNKKFQYKELKYFHVPSIANQWKFSLCKLISNANYPNDIIKIQAKKAVSNVYDNDVRLFFNVAGNDINNPKYIIKYLGRYLSRVPIAEYKIVNIDFNKNSLTFKFEDLSNNKEVTYSTLSFKDFVAKVLFHLPLKYFKMINRYGFYARRISSKVKMSLFYLKAQVNKKSLSLFRKNFKELWDFDPFMCPHCNIYLKRYELFIDNGLSPPIHKFYN, from the coding sequence ATGTATAATTCTAATAAAATTAAATCTATCTTCTCCAAATATATTTTAACAAATTCTATTAATTCTATCAAGCCATATTTTGATAAAAAACATATTGAACATATCAACCATTCCATTCATAATTTTCTTAACTGTGGTAATCTCTCTAAAGGCTTTATCTCTTATCGTTGTTCCTCTTGTAATTTTCAACATAAAATGAAACTTACTTGTAAATCTAGACTTTGTCCATCTTGTGGTTATAACTATTCTGTTAATTGGACTAATTCTATCTTAAAACAATTTATTAACATCCCTCATAGGCATGTCCTTTTTACTGTCCCTAAAGAATTTAGAAAATTTATTGCTTATGATAGATCTATTCTTTCTAAAATGTCTAAAGCTATTAATGATATTTTTAAATATCAATTCCATAATATCAAAGATAAAGTTAAAAGAAAAATATATATCCCTAAATCTAATCCTAATTACTTTACTAATTCTGATATTATTAACTACGGACTTATTACTGTTATTCATACTTTTGGTAGAAACCTTAAGTTTAATCCTCATATTCATGCCATCATCTCTCTTGGAGGTTTTAATAAAAAATTTCAATATAAAGAACTTAAATACTTTCATGTCCCCTCTATTGCTAATCAATGGAAGTTTTCTCTTTGTAAATTAATTAGTAATGCTAATTATCCTAATGATATTATTAAAATACAAGCTAAAAAAGCTGTATCTAATGTTTATGATAATGATGTTAGGTTATTTTTTAATGTAGCTGGTAATGATATTAATAATCCTAAATACATTATTAAATATCTTGGTAGATATTTATCAAGAGTTCCTATTGCTGAATATAAGATTGTTAATATTGATTTTAATAAAAATTCTCTTACATTTAAATTTGAAGATTTAAGTAATAATAAAGAAGTTACTTATTCTACTTTATCTTTTAAAGATTTTGTTGCTAAAGTGCTTTTTCATCTACCTTTAAAGTATTTTAAAATGATTAATAGATATGGTTTCTATGCTAGAAGAATTTCTTCTAAAGTTAAAATGTCTCTATTTTATCTTAAAGCTCAGGTTAATAAAAAGTCTCTTTCTTTATTTAGGAAAAACTTTAAAGAACTTTGGGACTTTGACCCTTTTATGTGTCCTCATTGTAATATTTATCTTAAACGTTATGAACTATTTATTGATAATGGTCTTTCTCCTCCTATTCATAAGTTCTATAATTAA
- a CDS encoding C40 family peptidase has product MLRYKKMMLVLSLALLPAMGFSANKISLKKSSTKSQRELVMQDSNSIVFDSEYIHDQSYIDKKINEIEESVMSMSGVYNSLDNIILKNKLFSAYDKWAGTKYIFGGVNHKGIDCSALTREVFRDVFGYELPRVSVDQVKKGRKIEKGEMKPGDLLYFRPENRVNHVAVYIGNSLFINASSSKGVVLSSLNNSYWGKYFKYAVRVDAAREVR; this is encoded by the coding sequence ATGTTGAGATACAAGAAAATGATGTTAGTATTATCTCTTGCACTTTTACCAGCAATGGGATTTAGTGCAAACAAAATAAGCCTAAAAAAATCTTCTACAAAATCTCAAAGAGAATTAGTAATGCAAGATTCTAACTCAATAGTGTTTGATTCAGAATACATACATGATCAATCATATATTGATAAGAAGATAAATGAAATTGAAGAATCAGTAATGTCTATGTCTGGGGTTTATAACAGTCTGGATAATATAATATTAAAAAATAAATTGTTTAGTGCTTATGATAAATGGGCAGGAACAAAGTATATTTTTGGCGGAGTAAATCATAAGGGTATAGATTGTTCAGCCTTAACAAGAGAAGTATTTAGAGATGTATTTGGTTATGAACTACCTAGAGTAAGTGTTGACCAAGTAAAAAAAGGTAGAAAAATTGAAAAGGGAGAAATGAAACCAGGAGATTTACTATACTTTAGACCAGAAAATAGGGTAAATCATGTTGCTGTTTATATAGGTAACTCATTATTTATCAATGCTTCATCTTCAAAAGGTGTAGTACTATCAAGTTTAAATAATTCATACTGGGGTAAATATTTTAAATATGCAGTAAGAGTTGATGCAGCAAGAGAAGTGAGATAA
- the dtd gene encoding D-aminoacyl-tRNA deacylase: MKMLIQRVNNAKVLFEDGTFNSIEKGLLVYLGVHNEDDLKDIQVCVRKLINLRIFEDEEGKINFSLIDKNYEVMIISNFSLYGNMKKGNRPSFTESATALKANDIYEIFLKELEKNNVKYKSGRFQTYMDVQSSNDGPMNFIFDTREEVN; this comes from the coding sequence ATGAAGATGTTAATACAAAGAGTAAATAATGCTAAGGTTCTATTTGAAGATGGAACATTTAATTCAATAGAAAAAGGACTTTTAGTTTATTTAGGTGTTCATAATGAAGATGACCTAAAAGATATACAAGTCTGTGTTAGAAAATTAATTAACCTTAGAATATTTGAAGATGAGGAAGGTAAAATTAATTTTTCTCTGATAGATAAAAATTATGAAGTAATGATTATTAGTAATTTTTCACTTTATGGTAATATGAAAAAAGGGAATAGACCTTCGTTTACAGAATCTGCAACTGCTTTAAAAGCAAATGATATATATGAAATTTTTCTTAAGGAACTAGAAAAAAATAATGTTAAATATAAGTCGGGAAGATTTCAAACATATATGGATGTGCAATCTAGTAATGATGGTCCAATGAACTTTATTTTTGATACAAGAGAGGAAGTAAATTAA
- a CDS encoding sulfite exporter TauE/SafE family protein — MYIYITYFLIIMFATGVGSLSGMGGGVIIKPSLDALSYSNLDNINFYSSLAVLTMSIVSIIKKAKQGDRIESRELIAIAFGSIIGGKLGIQIFKNSLAYFSGDDIVKLIQITVTVIVLSLAIYYNSYCNFTFKYKNYAIYFLVSMCLGIISTFLGIGGGPINVSLFILIFGTSMKSATLYSISTIFFSQFSKNFIDFFITGISGYDLYPLLVIIPAAILGGNLGTKINIISSDELIKKAYNIITLFVICLNIFNGIRIILRMF, encoded by the coding sequence ATGTATATTTATATTACATATTTTTTAATAATAATGTTTGCAACAGGAGTAGGTTCATTATCTGGAATGGGTGGAGGTGTAATAATAAAGCCAAGCCTTGATGCACTTTCTTATTCTAATTTAGATAATATTAATTTTTATTCATCTCTTGCTGTATTAACTATGTCAATAGTTTCTATAATAAAGAAAGCAAAACAAGGAGATAGAATTGAAAGTAGAGAGCTTATTGCAATTGCTTTTGGATCTATTATAGGTGGGAAATTAGGAATACAAATTTTTAAAAATTCTTTAGCATATTTTTCTGGAGATGATATAGTTAAATTAATACAAATTACAGTTACAGTAATTGTATTGTCATTAGCTATTTACTATAATAGTTACTGTAATTTTACTTTTAAGTATAAAAATTATGCTATATATTTTTTAGTAAGTATGTGTCTTGGGATAATTTCTACATTTTTAGGAATAGGTGGAGGGCCTATAAATGTATCATTATTTATATTAATTTTTGGAACAAGTATGAAAAGTGCCACACTATATTCTATTTCAACTATATTTTTCTCACAGTTTTCTAAAAATTTTATAGATTTTTTCATAACGGGTATATCAGGATACGACTTATATCCTTTATTAGTAATTATACCTGCTGCCATATTAGGTGGAAATTTAGGAACTAAAATAAATATTATATCTAGTGATGAGCTTATAAAAAAAGCATATAATATCATTACATTATTTGTAATATGTTTAAATATATTTAATGGAATAAGAATAATTTTGAGAATGTTTTGA
- a CDS encoding NAD(P)/FAD-dependent oxidoreductase, with translation MLRITNIKVDIIHNEEDIRKEMKLILKDNEINNFKITGKAIDARNKNNIKYVYTIDFDSNDEVYSNVEKYKNVSIVEEYVYPQQIIEKYNGKRPVVIGTGPAGMLAALILAKANLKPIILERGKEVKERVEDVYTFFETGKLDEESNVQYGEGGAGTFSDGKLTTNTHNVRIKKVVDELIEAGADESISYISKPHLGTDELVKIVENIRKKVISLGGEYRFRNKFVNYALKNSKLYSLKVLDLDKKEEYELETDYAILAIGHSARDTFEMLNENKIDISKKVFSVGVRIEHKQKLINEVQYGKNADLLPPAEYKLNVRASTGRGAYTFCMCPGGVVVPSSSEKNRLVINGMSYSKRDLENANSAVLVNVTPDDLGEGNLAGMYFQRELEEKAFIMGGSDYKAPVQLVQDFIKNVKSSKIGNVKPSYSIGYKLCNLNDLFPDFISLTLREAFPKFDNKIHGFAGKDAIITGIESRTSSPIRINRDDRYNSSVVGLIPCGEGAGYAGGIMSAAVDGIRCAEAIINTILEGNLED, from the coding sequence ATGTTAAGAATTACTAATATTAAAGTAGATATTATACATAATGAAGAAGATATAAGAAAAGAAATGAAATTAATTTTAAAAGATAATGAGATAAATAATTTTAAAATAACTGGAAAAGCTATTGATGCTAGAAATAAGAATAATATTAAATATGTATATACTATAGATTTTGATAGTAATGATGAAGTTTATAGTAATGTAGAAAAATATAAGAATGTATCTATAGTTGAAGAATATGTTTATCCACAACAAATAATAGAAAAATATAATGGTAAAAGACCTGTTGTTATAGGGACAGGACCAGCAGGAATGCTTGCTGCTTTAATATTAGCTAAAGCTAATTTAAAACCTATTATACTTGAGAGAGGTAAGGAAGTTAAAGAAAGAGTAGAAGATGTTTATACATTTTTTGAAACTGGGAAATTAGATGAAGAATCTAATGTTCAATATGGTGAAGGTGGAGCTGGAACATTCTCTGATGGTAAATTAACAACTAATACTCATAATGTTAGAATAAAAAAAGTTGTAGATGAATTAATAGAAGCTGGTGCAGATGAAAGTATATCATATATTTCTAAACCTCATTTAGGGACAGATGAGCTTGTTAAAATAGTTGAAAATATTAGAAAAAAAGTAATAAGTCTTGGTGGTGAATATAGGTTTAGAAATAAGTTTGTAAATTATGCTTTAAAAAATTCAAAATTATATTCATTAAAAGTACTTGATTTAGATAAAAAAGAAGAATACGAATTAGAAACAGATTATGCTATACTTGCTATAGGTCATAGTGCAAGGGATACATTTGAAATGTTAAATGAAAACAAAATAGATATAAGTAAAAAAGTATTTTCTGTAGGTGTTAGAATAGAACATAAACAAAAACTTATAAACGAGGTTCAATATGGTAAAAATGCAGATTTATTACCACCAGCTGAATATAAGTTAAATGTTAGGGCTTCAACTGGAAGAGGAGCATATACATTTTGTATGTGTCCTGGCGGAGTTGTAGTTCCATCATCTAGTGAAAAAAATAGGTTAGTAATAAATGGGATGAGTTATAGTAAAAGAGATTTAGAAAATGCAAATTCAGCAGTGTTAGTTAATGTAACTCCAGATGATTTAGGAGAAGGTAATTTAGCTGGGATGTATTTTCAAAGAGAATTAGAAGAAAAAGCTTTTATCATGGGTGGTTCAGATTATAAAGCACCTGTACAATTAGTACAAGATTTTATTAAAAATGTTAAAAGTAGTAAAATAGGTAATGTTAAGCCAAGTTATTCTATAGGATATAAGCTATGTAATTTAAATGACTTATTTCCAGATTTCATTTCACTTACATTAAGGGAGGCATTTCCAAAATTTGATAATAAAATACATGGATTTGCTGGTAAGGATGCTATAATTACTGGTATAGAAAGTAGAACTTCATCACCTATTAGAATAAATAGAGATGATAGATATAATTCTAGTGTTGTAGGTTTAATACCATGTGGAGAAGGTGCAGGATATGCTGGTGGAATAATGAGTGCAGCAGTAGATGGGATTCGTTGTGCTGAAGCAATTATAAATACTATACTTGAAGGGAATTTGGAGGATTAA
- a CDS encoding BaiN/RdsA family NAD(P)/FAD-dependent oxidoreductase, protein MKIGIIGAGASGILCAIYAAQRGYDVVIFERKDRMLKKVLVTGNGTCNFTNINAGYRNYFSIEEKIDERIFNEYSFEDVLSFFKKIGIEYKVEKFGKVYPLSYQASAIVDALRFKVESMKNIEVKYEFEVSKVRKKNLKFNVSSVSNETIVVDKLVIAAGGISYPELGSNGSGYDLAIKMGHSRTEIFPVLVQLKVDKKYAKGLEGVKQKVKLSVYNNNELLRSDENELLFTAYGVSGPCIFNLSYLTALYNLDDLYWNVDFLSMYSEDELRTLLYTRKKDLGYLEIEYYLNGLVNKKFASYLLKSVGIEKLNFKVSEIDDEIIEKLVEKLKKFVFKVYDTTGFSNAQVTAGGIRINEVDNYSLESKIVKGLYFTGEILDVFGDCGGYNLNWCFISGMHVGKNI, encoded by the coding sequence ATGAAAATAGGAATAATTGGAGCTGGAGCTTCAGGAATATTATGTGCAATTTATGCTGCACAAAGAGGATATGATGTTGTAATATTTGAAAGAAAAGATAGAATGCTTAAAAAAGTATTGGTTACAGGTAATGGAACATGTAATTTTACAAATATTAATGCAGGATATAGGAACTATTTTTCTATAGAAGAAAAAATAGATGAAAGAATATTTAATGAATATAGTTTTGAAGATGTATTATCTTTTTTTAAAAAAATAGGTATAGAATACAAGGTAGAAAAATTTGGTAAGGTTTATCCATTATCATATCAAGCTTCAGCTATAGTAGATGCCTTAAGATTTAAGGTTGAGAGCATGAAAAATATTGAAGTTAAATATGAATTTGAAGTCAGTAAAGTTAGGAAAAAGAATTTGAAATTTAATGTTAGTAGTGTGAGTAATGAAACTATAGTTGTAGATAAATTAGTTATTGCAGCTGGAGGAATATCGTATCCAGAACTTGGTAGTAATGGAAGTGGATATGACTTAGCAATAAAAATGGGTCATAGTAGAACAGAAATATTTCCAGTATTAGTTCAATTAAAGGTAGATAAAAAGTATGCTAAAGGCTTAGAAGGAGTTAAACAAAAGGTAAAATTAAGTGTGTATAATAATAATGAATTATTAAGAAGTGATGAAAATGAATTACTATTTACAGCCTATGGTGTTTCAGGTCCGTGTATTTTTAATTTATCTTATCTTACAGCTTTATATAACCTTGATGATCTTTATTGGAATGTAGATTTTCTATCTATGTATAGTGAAGATGAATTAAGAACTTTATTATATACTAGAAAAAAAGATTTAGGATATTTAGAAATAGAATATTATTTAAATGGTTTAGTTAATAAAAAATTTGCTAGCTATTTATTAAAAAGTGTTGGTATAGAAAAACTTAATTTTAAAGTTAGTGAAATTGATGATGAAATTATAGAAAAGTTAGTAGAAAAACTTAAGAAGTTTGTATTTAAAGTATATGATACTACTGGTTTTTCAAATGCTCAAGTTACAGCAGGTGGAATTAGAATTAATGAAGTTGATAATTATAGTTTAGAATCTAAAATAGTTAAAGGACTATATTTCACAGGAGAAATATTAGATGTATTTGGAGATTGTGGAGGATATAATTTGAATTGGTGCTTCATATCAGGTATGCATGTAGGAAAAAATATTTAG
- a CDS encoding Abi family protein, producing the protein MKNIKYDKEFKTFEEQISYLKNTYNLIIKNEDLALELLKIFPYYNLINGYKEYFMKNGKYSNTSLEDLVSIHLLDKNFLTIIFKYSTYVEDIFKHKLAYVISSQSYNHVDKDFYLKDSKLFKKNFSSNIIKTLEKILSNPNVEDPTKHYLKVHNHIPTWIFFKNVNFYEVTELFKIFNSDLKTDVIKMFYLFYKTKFKFNSPPKDYEKKAKRIEIFEKSLLTVRKFRNLISHNLKVFTYTLNKGISTSYFNDTFINNFLIYSDKKYEGDLYTCIISIILLLDAPLSTFFIKDLQLIINEHKSHSNTYFKMYRLPSNFNEILEKIYDELNHIK; encoded by the coding sequence ATGAAAAATATAAAATATGACAAAGAATTTAAAACTTTTGAAGAACAGATTTCATATTTAAAGAATACATACAATTTAATAATCAAAAATGAAGATTTAGCTTTAGAGCTTTTAAAAATTTTCCCTTATTATAACCTTATAAACGGATATAAAGAATATTTTATGAAAAATGGCAAATACAGTAATACATCACTTGAAGATCTAGTATCTATTCATTTATTAGATAAAAACTTTTTAACAATAATTTTTAAATACAGTACATATGTAGAAGATATATTTAAACATAAACTTGCATATGTCATTAGTAGTCAAAGTTACAATCATGTAGATAAAGACTTCTATTTAAAAGATTCTAAATTATTCAAAAAGAATTTTTCATCTAATATAATAAAAACATTAGAAAAGATTTTAAGTAATCCTAATGTTGAAGATCCTACAAAACATTATCTAAAAGTGCATAATCATATTCCAACTTGGATATTTTTTAAAAATGTTAATTTTTATGAAGTTACAGAACTATTTAAAATATTTAATAGTGATTTGAAAACAGATGTAATTAAAATGTTCTACTTATTTTACAAAACTAAGTTCAAATTTAATAGTCCTCCTAAAGATTATGAAAAAAAGGCAAAAAGAATAGAAATATTTGAAAAATCATTATTAACTGTAAGAAAATTCAGAAATTTAATAAGTCATAATCTAAAAGTTTTCACTTATACTTTAAATAAAGGAATATCTACATCATATTTTAACGATACTTTCATAAATAACTTTTTAATTTACTCTGATAAAAAATATGAAGGAGATTTATATACATGTATTATATCTATAATTCTATTATTAGATGCTCCACTATCAACATTTTTTATTAAAGATCTACAATTAATAATTAATGAACATAAATCACATTCAAATACATATTTTAAAATGTATAGACTACCTTCAAATTTCAATGAAATATTAGAAAAAATATATGATGAACTAAATCATATCAAGTAA
- a CDS encoding epoxyqueuosine reductase QueH, with protein sequence MENKELRDIYEKLKKDMKDNQSKNDKIFDIIKDNTFITENEFDDALSILSSMNKNQVINYHTILEKLIKKWKSLEKKPKILLHSCCAPCSTYTLEFLCNYADITILFANSNIHPKQEYIKRSEVQQQFIKDFNEKTGNNVKYIEDEYNPKHFLQLTKGQENEPEGGSRCVTCFQMRLDIVARYAKNLKFDYFGSAITLSPKKNSKLVNELGFEVQEIYKVKYLPSDFKKNNGYKRSIEMCNEYDVYRQCYCGCIFALKKQMLKD encoded by the coding sequence ATGGAAAATAAGGAACTAAGAGATATATATGAAAAATTAAAAAAGGATATGAAAGATAATCAAAGTAAAAATGATAAAATTTTTGATATTATTAAAGATAATACTTTCATAACTGAAAATGAATTTGATGATGCATTATCTATTTTATCTTCAATGAATAAAAATCAGGTAATAAATTATCATACAATACTTGAAAAATTAATAAAAAAATGGAAAAGTCTTGAAAAGAAACCTAAGATTTTATTACATAGTTGTTGTGCTCCTTGTTCTACATATACTTTAGAATTTTTATGTAATTATGCAGATATAACTATCTTATTTGCAAATTCAAATATACATCCTAAACAAGAATATATTAAAAGAAGTGAAGTGCAACAACAATTTATTAAAGATTTTAATGAAAAAACAGGAAATAATGTTAAATATATAGAAGATGAATATAATCCTAAACATTTTTTACAATTAACAAAGGGTCAGGAAAATGAACCAGAAGGTGGAAGTAGATGTGTAACTTGTTTTCAAATGAGGTTAGATATAGTTGCAAGATATGCTAAAAATTTAAAATTTGATTATTTTGGTTCAGCTATAACATTATCACCTAAAAAAAATTCTAAATTAGTAAATGAATTAGGTTTTGAAGTTCAAGAGATATATAAGGTTAAATACTTACCTTCTGATTTTAAGAAAAATAATGGATATAAAAGAAGTATAGAAATGTGTAATGAATATGATGTGTATAGACAATGTTATTGTGGTTGTATATTTGCATTGAAAAAACAAATGCTTAAAGATTAA